GAGTAGGGGAGGGGAGAAAAAATAAGCCAATTATTTGTAGCTCCTTGAATAAATTGCTCAAGCTTAAGTTCTCCAAAACGGATGATGGCTTGCATGGATACACTCCTTATAGTAATGATTTTATTTCAATTTCTTTTGTTGCATAAGCTAATCTGGTAGAGTTTTCGACATGCAAAATAACTCTGCCTTTCTTGTTGTTGGCTTTAATTTTACAGGCTTGTCCATCTTGTTCGATTATACTGGCTAAAGTGGTGGGTGTTGAACCATCAGACTCGGTTAACCAAAAACAAGCTTTGTCTTGTCGAGCAACCCCATTATCCTTAAACGAACAAGTGAAGGATTTAGTCATGTTATATTTAATAAAGTCGTCGCCAGTGATGTGAGCTGAATAATTATTTGTAGTGGAGGACGTAACATTAACTTGAATAGTTTGAGAAATATTTCTGAATGAAATGGTTATTTTACTTGTTCCTTTTTTTAAAGGGGTTACTAAACCAGTTGGAGAGACCCTTAAAACTGTTTCATCAGCGACAGAGTATGTAATTTGATCATCAACTTCCATTACCTTTGAATTATTGGTTAGTTCAATGTTCAACTGAAGAGTCTGATTTTCTTCTATAGCAACAGTGTCCTTAACATTCAAAACCCTCAGTTGGTAGTCAGCAATGTTGCCATTGTAATCGGCAATCTCAAGTTCTAAATTGTCAGCAGGGATTAAATCTTGCTCTTCTAATGTCAAATTTATTAATCCATCAATTAGACGATTGATCCCCACGGTTTTCCAAGCACGACCATCAATAATAAAACGCCTATTTTTCTTTATTTTCTCAGTCTCATTATTCTTTTGGATTGTTATTTGTCGTCTTTCATTAGGCATCATCAGGATTCTTCCTTCTTGGATGCCAAAATTAGATGATGTATCAGATTTAAAGGAGAAGGGAGCTTCTTTAATTTCTCCTTGATCGTCTAACCATTTAAGAGTTGAGTAACAAATTAGAATCACGCCACGATGATATAATTCCATATCATCAACATGATTACATAGCCAAGTCCTATCTTTCCATACAACCAAATCACCCATTTTTAACGGATGATTCATTGCAACAATATTCTTTTGTTCACGAATATCTCCATCATCAGTAATCCAAACTTCTTGATTATCGTCTCCATTGATACTCACTTGATAATAACTAGGAGATTGCGAGAAAGTTGAATTCATAACTTGCTTTGTGTGGGCAATATTTCTGTCTCTAACAGTTGTTTTACAGTTAGACAGATATGACTTGTATGCCTTGTAACTCATACTAATTCACGCTCATATTTTTCAAATAGTATTGCATCATTAACGAATCAGCACGTTCAATAGCCTTATCACGTAGTACAGCTTTTTCTTTAAAGTTCTGAGATTCGCTATATCTTTTCCAGTCAGATGAAGAAATCGCCAATCTCATATCAAGAATATTATTTACCTCTTTTTCAAACCATTCGCCAAGCATTAGCTGTGAGAGTATTTCTTGTTCTAACTCCGTTAAATCGGCAGTAAAGCTTCTGTTTTCCTCGTCTCTGTCAGACAGATCATTTTTACAGTAGCTGAACTTAACCAAGCCTGATTTAAGAAATCCCATAAGATAGTCTTCATAATCTTCAATCGAATTTAGAAACATTTCATCGATTGTATAATCCTGAATTTTACCTTGAAATCTCTCAAATATTTTTGAATATGGGGTCATGATTAATCCCCTTTACACGCTATTCTTTACTTTAGCCAGTTCATACAGATCTTGTTTGATCAATTTACCAATAGAGTCTATTTTGTATCTATCTTGGAATCTACTATCATTAGCCGCAATGCCAACCACAATTCTTTCAATGATATTTTCTTTTAACGTTGGAGAAACAGAATTTAATGTATCAACAATTTCATCAATATCAAGAGAGATAATATTATCAATTGTTTCACGACTCACAAATTTTTGGTAAACATCATCCAGATACAAGGCTTTAACCGCTTTTTCACTTTGAATCAAGAACGCCCCTTCATGAGCAAACTTAGTATGGTTGTCTACAATTGCTCGCACATCTTCGAAAGTAATCGTTTTAGAGCTGCCAAAATCATTGAATCTAATGGTAGATGTAGTGCCTGTTAGATTTAACCCACCATTAGTTAAAGAAATAACTCTAATGTATTCACGGGGATCAATATCTAATTTATCCTCAACAGATTCGAACAGAGAGTTTACTTTTTTAGTTTCTGTTTTGATTTCCTCATGAGAAGTTTCAATTTTTTTATTTTTCTCCAGTAAGTCTTCAACTAAAGAAGTGAGTTTAGCAACTTGATCTTCTAATGCGATTTCTCTTACTGTTTTTTGAGTAGATTCATTGTTTGTATTTTCAGTATTAGCTATCTCCATTTTCTTTGGTGCTGCCATCTATATGCCTCCCTATTATTTAATAAAAAGGTCGATAAGAATGTACTTACCGACCAATGGAATTATGAGAATTTATACAATCCATAAGCTGCTGCTGTAATCAACTGCACATCATAATTCTGCGATACAGAATATCCCATTGTTTGATCTGCATTATCTTCAGGTTTAGATTGAGTAATAATTGTGTTACCCTCAAAACCAATTTTGACTAGCTTATCAGAGCCAGAAGAGAGTACAACAGCGAAGTCACCATCGATAGCAAATTCATCGCTATTTGGCTTCAAACGTTGACCAATTTCAAAAAGCTCAGTGCCTTGGAAGTTACCCAAATGTCCGGTCTTATTAAATTCTTGTCCAAGACCAAATTGAAGGTACTGATTCTCTGGCAAGATACGAGCAAGTGCAGTTTTAGTGCCGAATACCACACTCTTGTCCGTATTGTTTGCAGCAGAAACACGTTGAACCAGATTGTTAAAAGCTGTAGAAGTAAAGGCAGCATTTTCTTTATATTTAGCGCCCAGAGTAGTAAAAGAGTCATAAATCGAAGAGTAAATGCGAGTAGTGATATCAGTTTCAATTGCTTGAGCTACACGTGCAACCCATGCGCCCCAATTTGTTTTTCCTGCAAGCACACGATAAAGTTCTTCATAAATTTCTACAGTACGGCGTTGAGGAGTAAGTGTTACATCTTTTCCGAACAAACGTTGCCGTTGATTACCTCGTTGACCATTAGCTTTAGTACTAACGACAAACAAATCTGGACTATCTACGTGAAACACCAGTTGATCGCCCCAGTTTACATTTTTAACTTCTGCGAACTGGTAAAAACTATCCAAAACTGTTTCAGGGATTACGATATCCAAAGTTTGAGCTACCAGAGCAAATGTTGCCCACTGGATATTAGGGTTAGAAGCCATCATACCTTCAGTAAAATTGGTATCAGACGGAATGCCTGCTAGACGGTAAGCTTCTTTTTTCAAGCCTTTGGTGAACAGTTCTTGTTTTGCATCAAGGGTTACGCCATCATTCGCATATTGAGCATACTTATTAAAACGACCATCTTTGTTGCGGTTTTGATAACAATAGTGGTACCAAGCTTCTACACCAGCTTGTACAACATCTTTTTCATTTTGCGACATATTAAAAAACTTAAGGCTACCATAGTTTTTCATACTAAATTAGTTCCTCCGATTATTATGTATTAGGCTTCTTTAATTACTTGCAGTTTAGTTGCTGGAACACGAGAGCGCCCAACGGAAATAGTTGTTTTTTCAAGAACCAACAGCGCTACTTTAGTTGTTCCAAGGGTTGCGCTAGCAATGCCTTTATATTTACCATCCTGTGGAATAACGTATTGATCCACAACTGTTGCGCCATCGATGCCGTCATCCGTGATAGTGAATGTGTCACCATTTTTAAGGCGAAATGCACGAGCAGGGGTATTAGCTTTATTAGTGAATAGAGCAGGGTCACTTACGTCAATTCGGAAGCCATTGACCTCTGGAATCTCTGGGCTTGCAACCAACAGTACTTCTTGAGCCGCTACATCAGTTGGAGTTGCAGCGATACGAACTTCTGGGTTACCAGCCAACACCCCCTTTAGAACTACTAAGCTACCGTTATCAACCGCCTCAGGCAATTGAACAGACTGAATAAAGCTGTCTACTTTAGTACCAGCCATCAGATTAAGATTTACAATTGTACTCATTAAATATATTTCCTCCTATTAATTGTTTTGTTGGGAAAGTCTATCCCAAACTGTTTTAGGTGTTTCTTTATTTTGTTCGCCATCATCTGGAAGTCCCATTGAAATAAAGTTAAAGTTCTTCGATTTGGTAGTTTCGATAATACGATCACATACGTAAGATTTAACTTCTTTTTCAAATTCAGAAAAAGTAGCAAATGAAGAACGCTTTTCTGTAAACTTAGCTTTTTCATCTTCGGTAAGAAGAGTAGGGTAAGAATTAAATAGCTCATCGATTCTTTCTACATCTTCAGCTTCTTTAAATTTTATAATTTCTTCTTGAAGCTCGATGATTTTCTCGTCTTTATTTGTAATTTGAGACTCTACTTCAGTAAATTTCTCTTGAATTTCTGTCAATGTTTGATTCAAAGAAAGAATGGCTTCATCTTTACCCGCGATTTTTTCGGTAAACTCAGCAACCAGTGTTTCTTTTTCGTTTTTTTCCTTGTTTATGGCTTCTGTTGCTTCGCTGCTAATTGAATCGATAGTGGACTTAAAGGTGTTGATCGCGTCATCGGCTTCATCACCATCTACCCAATCTACAGGAGAATATTTAATTCTCGTAAGAGTGTCGAAATCAATTACAACATTATCTCCTTGCATACTGTAAGATGCTTTCTTGTGCCTATATCCATCTTGGACATCGCAAAGATAGATATAATTTTCATCAAAGTCACTAAGATAATAAGAGCATCTTTCTACCGACTCTCCATACCAATTAGTACCTATGTATTTTTGTTTACTAAGGGCATTGTCAATCTCTTCGTATAATTGGTTAGTAGTCAATTTGAAAAGAGCTGCAATTTCTTTTTTGTTTTTTTGCAATTGAACATTATCCTCCTTACTGTCCTTTGTTTGTTTATTAACATCATTAAAATGATGTAGAAATGAATTTAACTCTTTCATTTTTTTGGTAAAATCATCATCCAAAGAAAAATGCTCAATTTTTGCGTGAGCATTAATCATACCAGTGCCGTATTTATTGCCCAATAAAGTAACGCCAGTATACCTAAATGATTTAATATTCAATATTTTTGTCTCTTTGTTGTACTCAGATTCATCAATTACAATTTCGATTGACAGCTTAGTTTCTTCTTGGTTGTTGATGATTTTCATCTCATCTTGTGCATAGACATTCCATATGTATCCATCTACAACTGCATAATTTCTCCCATCAATTTCTTCATAATGATAGTTGTTATTAACGGCAGAAATTACTCCGATGGGCTTTTCTATATATGTAATTTTATCTTCGTCTTCATTATATTCCATTTCATGCTCACCAAAATCATCGCCTTCTATATGGGCCAAAATAGGAATATTAACGACAGATGATTCAGCATTTTTAAGAACATCGAAATCGATGTTACTTTTATTGTTGTTTACACCATCATGAGATATCCACATTCTAAGTCTTGAAAATCTAGAATCGTTAAGAGGTTCGATTTCATAATTCTCGACGAAAAGAGTAGCTTTTTTATCCTTATTTTTTATAATTATCACCTCCTCAAAAGAGTCTAACGATTATTCAAATCTAAGTCTCTTGTCTTTGCACCATCATCACTAAGATCGTTATCAGATACTTTTGGGCGACCGCTATCCTTATTACCGTTCTGCACATGGGAACTGGAAAGGGGAACAAGGTATTTTTCAACAAGGCTAATACTGTTCTCATAAGCCAACAGACTTTGCATATCTTCAGGGTTTATGCCCATAGCCAAAGAGACCAATGTTTTAGAAAATCCAAACTGTCCAGCTTTAAGGTACTTTTCGAACTTTTCGTCTCTGTTGAACACTGTTATATCAGGGAAGACTACTTTATGGCGATATTTTCCCGTTTTGCTTTTTAGATAACTGTTGATAAAACGCTCAAACTGGCGATACATATGAATTACATAACCTTCATCGACTTTGATTGATGCTTGAAGACCAGAAGCATTAACAGTCCCCGAACCAAATAATATAGGAGTTGAACCAGCAGCTTGATAAAAATTATCCTGACTAAAACCAACTATGTTATTTTGAGTTTGTGATTGATTAAAATCAACCGTTTTTAACTCAAACGGGGTTGTAGCAACTTTTACTCCATTCGGAACACCAGCTTGGAGGATTGCAGTATATTGACCTGCAACATTAGGATCAATAGCAAAGTTATTAGCTACCGAAGCTCCCTTAGTGTCACTCTTCATTGGAATTTGCCCAACAATTATCTTCCAAGTTTCAAGCTCAGTTTTTGTTTTCAGCAAACCTTTGTAATGTTCTATTTCAGCGCTATCTAAGAATAACCCCATTAGAGGAGGGGTTAGTCCGGCTCTGGTTTCATCAAATTTAAACACTGGAGCTTTTATAGGATCGAGAGGTTGCCAATAGACATAACGATCTTTACTGCTCCCAGCATTGGCAAAGTCACTGTAATATTCACTAAATTCAGGAGCGAAATCGTTTATATTCACACCTGATTGTAAAAAGTAATACATGTTAAAAGCATATTGATATCCGTATTCGGTTTTATTGATGATCTTACAGTATTTTGATGGCATCTCTTGCAAAGCAACTGAATCACCAAACTCACGAACATAATAGAATTTTGCATCTTCCAAGATTACACCTTTTAATATATTTGGAAAGGTTGACTTGGGCGATAGTTTTTCTACGATATCTACTGCTTTACGTCTGGATTTTTTAAAAGCTGTAGATTTCATATCTTCTTCATCGGCATTAGTTGCAACTATAAATGAGTCGAAGGTAGGTATAGTAGAATAGTAGTTAACCAATCGATTAAACTGCATTACTACATTAAAAAGATACTGACTTAAATCCTTTAAGGCATCTTCGTTTGCTTTTGGATTTTTAATCATTTCTTCAATCTTTTTTCGATCAAATGTAGTAGGGGACATATTTAACGACTTTAACAATTCATTTTGCCATAGTGGACTAAATAGCGAACCACTTTGATAGCTACTAGAGAGAGCTTTTGCAAATTGCAGTGCATAATCTTCACTATTTTCTATTTTGGGAGGAGTTGTATTTACATTAGGCGTATCCTTGTTGTTTTTTCTGGTCATTGTTCACATCCTTTCTATATAGATTTATTGCGATATGTATAGGTAATCTAAATAATTAAACTCGTCATTTTGGTTTGCTCTAAGTTTATTATCCATTTCCATTTCATAAATAAAGTGAAGTCCATATCCTAAGCTTGTAACTCTATCCCTTTTCGTGGTATTTACGATTCTTTCATAAATAATATTCTTAGCGTTACTTTCCATTTGTTTAATATTACTCAATTCCTGTAGTAATAGATCTGTTTCAATATATACAGCAAATTCTTCAGCAGTCATTGCATCGGTTTTAAACAAAATGTCCATTTGTTCTGACGGAACCAATAGTCTCAACGTACCATCTTCAAAGCAACTCTTCATATATGGGTACATAATATTATTGTATTGATTTGTAGCTGTAACAGCTCTTATGAGAGGATTTGAGTTCTTAAGTGTAAAAGCGTCTTGATCGTCATCTTTAATGAGTGGGGGAAACTCAAATCTTTGTCCATTTTTTTCATCTACATATTCCCAAGTTTCATAAAACAAATGAGGCAGGTTTTCACCGTTACCTCTAGAGTCAATCACCAGCTTAATAGTGTTTGGGAATCTAATATGTACTAAATACCTTAAAAAATCTCTTTGCTTTTGCAGTGTCAGACCCTTATTAGCTTTCATATATACAACTTCTTTGGTAAATGTTCCATTTACTTTTGGCTTTAGTTTAATTACTGTTGTAACAGCCTGATCCGCATCTAATGCTGTGCTTGTTGCTACGTCATGGACGATGATATACTCACTTTTTGATTTTTTCGGTTGTTCAAGTTCACATTTTTCTAAAGTTCTAACTTCTTGTGTTAATTCATAAGGATAATAACTTTCGCCACTTGAGCCAACAAAAACTCCCCTGTATTCATAATCAAATTTTTCTTTATTCATCGTTGGTTTTTCTAGTTCGCTAAGAATATCATCTTCATCGAATATTCCTGCATCTACACCAACCTGATAGGGGAGAGTACATACAAAATAGTTTGGATCTCCACTGACCATTTTTTTATAATGATGCATAAATCTTTTGTATAGACTGGACGTTTTTAAATATGCAGATGAAATAAAGATAACTTTACCTTTTTCATATTCACTGTGAGTGATAGCGATAGGTCGTTTAGTTTTAGTCATCGGGATCAAAATTGTTTCTATAATATCATCGGGGATAATTCTAGCTTCATCACAAAGCAAATAATGAAAACGCCATGAACGAGCAGAATCACCGCTTTGTCCATTACCCAAAACAATGGCTCGAATTTCACTGCCATTTTTAAAATTAACAACGCAGTCGTCAGAACCTGTTTTAATCGGGAAGTTTATTTCTCTTGCAATATCTTCGTGTTTTGCTAGTTCACCTTTGATTTTTTGAATAATTACATTTCTAGCTTGCTGTCCTTTGCCTGAAGCTATCCCTAGTTTAATACCCGGATACAGAATGGCAGCACATATAAAAAATACAGCACTTAACCAACTTTTACCGATACCGCGACAACAAATCAGCATAGAGTATTGATATCTAGCCATTGCTCTAAGTATTAACCTTTGAAACGGATATAGCTTTAGTCCTAATACGTTTACAGCAAACTCATCTATATGATGTCGATAATATGCTATGTATGTTTCCCAATTCTCATAATCAATAGATTCTCTCTTTATTGGATCATAACTTATTGAGTTCTCAAAGTTATCTGAATTTCCATCATTTTTATTTCTACTTTTCTTACTATAATTTTTGAATGCCATTTATTTCACCTAAACCGATTCTTTGATAGATGCAAATTGATCTATCATCTTATCAATACTATCTTTATCCATAGGAATGTGTTTTGGTACCCATTTTCTCTGCTCAACCTGATCAAACGTTACTCCAAAGCACCCTAGACCTACATCATTTTGTCCTCTTTGCGATTCAGAGAACTGGGCTGATTTTGATAAAGTATCAAATGTCTCTCTTGCAGATTTGTACTTAGAATCGGCTCCAGAAACGCCATTCAATACATCTTGAAAGCACTTATCCATATGTAAGCTTGCTTTGCATATCTTCTTAGCGTAGTCCTTGTGATTAGTTGTAACTATTTTAAAATCTCTATCTAATCCAGTATAGTATTCCTCAAGATAGTCAATGTCGGAAGCGGTGTATTCTCCCATCCACTTCTTATTGTAATGACGTGCTTCATCTATATATTCAGCTTCGTTTGCATCTGTATTACTCTGGATAAAATAATTGTCGCTGTCGGAAAATTTCATATCTTTGTACTTGGGAAAAGACGAGAGTTGTGGAATATACCTTGACCATTCCTCTCCACGAGAAATCCATAAATCTTCAATAAAAGGCTTATCCATCATTGCCAAAACACTAACAACTCTGTTCAGGTAATTAGCATCTTTTTCGCCTATGTATTCATTCATACATGACTTACATATTTCAAATTTTTCAGTAATGAACAATGGATTAGAATTCACATAAAAAGATGTTGCAACTTTTGTCTTACGGCATGTTAGACAAGTTATTTTTTTAGAAGATGGCGATTCTTTTTTTGTATCAGCCAATATTTCACCTTCTTTACATAGAAAAAACAATAAAATTCCCATTTGATAATAAAAAGCATGGGGTAGGAGGGAGCAGCCTGTTTAAAGACGGAAGGTCTCCCAATGAGAAACAAATAATAAAAAGCCTGATAGTACTCAGGCATTTGATTTATGTATTCCTCAGCTCTTAGTTATTTCAATTTGTTCACAATCTTCGTAATTTCTTCAGGTGTAATAATCTGTTTTGCTCGTTTGTCAGTTCGGTTGCCATAAATAAATGCTGCTCCATCTTCAGCGTAGTAAACAACCGCTTGTTTATTAATCACTGGGTATCCGTGTTCTTCTTCGATATCTACTTCAACAATTTTCTTGTTTAGTGCGTATTGTTCAGCTAGCTCTTTCTCATTAACTACATGCAAAATTTGATATTTATCTAAATATGCGTACATTATTTCCTCCAATAATATGTATAAATTTTATTTTACTTCTTGTAAATTGATATCTATTTTGTATTCAATTCGTCCGTCCACATCAAAAATATGCATCTTTTGCATTGCATCCGAATACATACGTTTACTGACGGCATAAGAATCTACGCCGCAAAGACTGCCATTAGAAACTACCGTTGTTCTACCGAAATCTTTAACAGTATCATGATGAATATGGCCTTGGAAGATGTATTGAGGTATTACGCCAAGGAATTGAGGTAATTGTCGGGCTGAGGTCGTTACATGGTCTAAATCGCCATGCACATATATGTGAGGCTTTTTAAATGATTCATCGATAAAATAACCATCTTCGCCTTTTAATAGTTCAATATTATCGAATTCTCTAAGGCGAGTTTCCATATACCAAGGAATGATATTTTCAAAGTTTTCTTTTAATATAGCTTCGTTTTTACTTTGAAAAGTCCGACTATGATTGCCAATTAGGTTTATGACTCTTACCTTTGGTACAAACTTAGCAATCTCTGCAACGGCTTCAGACAATCGCTCTGATATGTATTGAGTTTGAGAGATGACATCTTCACTCTGTTCAATTCTTGAAGTAAGATGGATAAATCCTGCGATTTGATCTCCAATTGAAGCTATTGTTAATTCGTCAACATTGTGTTTCTGACAATAATAAATCGTTTTGGATACAAGATGATTAAATCTTTTATCAAACACACGTGGATTGTATTTGTTTAAAGAGTTGTCCGATTCTT
This window of the Paenibacillus polymyxa genome carries:
- a CDS encoding coiled-coil domain-containing protein, with the protein product MIIIKNKDKKATLFVENYEIEPLNDSRFSRLRMWISHDGVNNNKSNIDFDVLKNAESSVVNIPILAHIEGDDFGEHEMEYNEDEDKITYIEKPIGVISAVNNNYHYEEIDGRNYAVVDGYIWNVYAQDEMKIINNQEETKLSIEIVIDESEYNKETKILNIKSFRYTGVTLLGNKYGTGMINAHAKIEHFSLDDDFTKKMKELNSFLHHFNDVNKQTKDSKEDNVQLQKNKKEIAALFKLTTNQLYEEIDNALSKQKYIGTNWYGESVERCSYYLSDFDENYIYLCDVQDGYRHKKASYSMQGDNVVIDFDTLTRIKYSPVDWVDGDEADDAINTFKSTIDSISSEATEAINKEKNEKETLVAEFTEKIAGKDEAILSLNQTLTEIQEKFTEVESQITNKDEKIIELQEEIIKFKEAEDVERIDELFNSYPTLLTEDEKAKFTEKRSSFATFSEFEKEVKSYVCDRIIETTKSKNFNFISMGLPDDGEQNKETPKTVWDRLSQQNN
- a CDS encoding terminase large subunit domain-containing protein; this encodes MAFKNYSKKSRNKNDGNSDNFENSISYDPIKRESIDYENWETYIAYYRHHIDEFAVNVLGLKLYPFQRLILRAMARYQYSMLICCRGIGKSWLSAVFFICAAILYPGIKLGIASGKGQQARNVIIQKIKGELAKHEDIAREINFPIKTGSDDCVVNFKNGSEIRAIVLGNGQSGDSARSWRFHYLLCDEARIIPDDIIETILIPMTKTKRPIAITHSEYEKGKVIFISSAYLKTSSLYKRFMHHYKKMVSGDPNYFVCTLPYQVGVDAGIFDEDDILSELEKPTMNKEKFDYEYRGVFVGSSGESYYPYELTQEVRTLEKCELEQPKKSKSEYIIVHDVATSTALDADQAVTTVIKLKPKVNGTFTKEVVYMKANKGLTLQKQRDFLRYLVHIRFPNTIKLVIDSRGNGENLPHLFYETWEYVDEKNGQRFEFPPLIKDDDQDAFTLKNSNPLIRAVTATNQYNNIMYPYMKSCFEDGTLRLLVPSEQMDILFKTDAMTAEEFAVYIETDLLLQELSNIKQMESNAKNIIYERIVNTTKRDRVTSLGYGLHFIYEMEMDNKLRANQNDEFNYLDYLYISQ
- a CDS encoding Ig-like domain-containing protein, yielding MSYKAYKSYLSNCKTTVRDRNIAHTKQVMNSTFSQSPSYYQVSINGDDNQEVWITDDGDIREQKNIVAMNHPLKMGDLVVWKDRTWLCNHVDDMELYHRGVILICYSTLKWLDDQGEIKEAPFSFKSDTSSNFGIQEGRILMMPNERRQITIQKNNETEKIKKNRRFIIDGRAWKTVGINRLIDGLINLTLEEQDLIPADNLELEIADYNGNIADYQLRVLNVKDTVAIEENQTLQLNIELTNNSKVMEVDDQITYSVADETVLRVSPTGLVTPLKKGTSKITISFRNISQTIQVNVTSSTTNNYSAHITGDDFIKYNMTKSFTCSFKDNGVARQDKACFWLTESDGSTPTTLASIIEQDGQACKIKANNKKGRVILHVENSTRLAYATKEIEIKSLL